Proteins encoded in a region of the Sebastes fasciatus isolate fSebFas1 chromosome 9, fSebFas1.pri, whole genome shotgun sequence genome:
- the LOC141774211 gene encoding delta-1-pyrroline-5-carboxylate synthase-like isoform X1 codes for MFARLALCPNLRSRIRQSNVCPVSIRAFGQAKFPRPHGKSFVHRSELKHAKRIVVKLGSAVVTRDECGLALGRLASIVEQVAVLQNQGREMMIVTSGAVAFGKQRLRHEILLSQSVRQALHSGQNQLKEMSVPVLEARACAAAGQSGLMALYEAMFTQYSTCTAQILVTNLDFHDEQKRRNLNSTLYELLRMNIVPIINTNDAVVAPPVPNSDLQGVNVISIKDNDSLAARLAVEMKADLLIALSDVEGLYDSPPGTDDAKLIDIFYPGDQQLITYGTKSRVGIGGMEAKVKAALWALQGGTSVVIANGTNPKVTGHVITDIVEGKKVGTFFSDVKPAGPTVEQQTEMARHAGRTLASLDPEQRGEIICSLADMLTEKKDEILSANKRDMELATISGRLSQPLIDRLSLSTAKLNSLAIGLRQLAVSSRDSVGRVLRRTKVANNLELEQITVPIGVLLVIFESRPDCLPQVSALAIASGNALLLKGGKEASNTNKILHQLTQEALSIHGVADAIQLVSTREEVEDLCRLDKLIDLIIPRGSSQLVRNIQRAAKGIPVLGHSEGVCHVYIDNEASIDKAIDIVRDSKCDYPAACNAMETLLIHRDLLRTPIFDQIIDMLRTEHVKIHAGPRFASYLTFSPSEVKSLRTEYGDLECCIEVVDSMQEAVDHIHKYGSSHTDVIITENEDTAEQFLQQVDSACVFWNSSSRFADGYRFGLGAEVGISTARIHARGPVGLEGLLTTKWVLRGEGHTVADFSEQGSMKYLHENIPVPQGSFN; via the exons ATGTTTGCCAGACTGGCCTTGTGCCCAAACCTGCGATCCAGAATCCGGCAGTCAAATGTCTGTCCAGTCTCCATCAGAGCGTTTGGCCAGGCTAAAT TCCCACGTCCCCATGGGAAGTCTTTTGTCCACCGCAGTGAGCTGAAGCATGCCAAACGTATTGTAGTGAAGTTGGGAAGTGCTGTGGTGACACGCGATGAGTGCGGTCTGGCACTGGGTCGTCTGGCCTCGATAGTAGAGCAG GTGGCCGTGCTGCAGAATCAAGGCAGGGAGATGATGATTGTCACCAGTGGTGCTGTGGCGTTTGGGAAGCAGAGACTGAGACATGAGATCTTGCTGTCTCAGAGTGTCAGACAAGCCTTGCATTCTGGACAGAACCAACTCAAAGAAATG TCTGTTCCAGTTTTGGAGGCAAGGGCATGTGCAGCTGCTGGACAGAGCGGTCTGATGGCGTTGTACGAAGCTATGTTCACCCAGTACAGCACCTGCACTGCACAA AttctggtcaccaacctggatTTCCATGATGAGCAGAAGCGTCGCAACCTTAACAGCACACTCTATGAACTGCTGCGGATGAACATAGTTCCTATCATCAACACCAACGATGCTGTCGTTGCGCCCCCTGTTCCCAACAGTGACCTGCAGGGGGTAAAT GTTATAAGCATCAAAGACAATGACAGCCTGGCTGCACGGCTGGctgttgaaatgaaagcagaccTCCTCATTGCCCTGTCTGATGTTGAAG GCTTATACGACAGTCCCCCAGGAACAGATGATGCCAAGCTCATTGATATATTCTATCCTGGAGACCAGCAGTTAATCACGTACGGCACTAAGTCCAGAGTTGGCATCGGCGGCATGGAAGCCAAG GTGAAAGCAGCCCTTTGGGCGCTCCAGGGGGGGACGTCTGTCGTCATCGCCAATGGCACGAATCCTAAAGTTACAGGCCACGTCATCACAGACATTGTGGAAGGGAAGAAAGTTGGCACCTTCTTCTCTGATGTGAAACCTGCAG GTCCAACTGTGGAGCAGCAGACAGAGATGGCCCGGCATGCAGGCAGGACACTGGCCTCACTGGACCCTGAACAG AGAGGGGAGATCATCTGTTCTCTTGCTGATATGCTTACAGAGAAGAAAGATGAGATTCTCAGTGCCAACAAGAGAGACATGGAGTTAGCAACAATATCAG GTCGTCTCTCCCAGCCTCTGATCGACCGTCTGAGTCTGTCTACTGCTAAGCTGAACAGCCTCGCCATCGGCCTCCGTCAGCTTGCTGTGTCCTCCAGGGACAGCGTGGGCCGGGTGCTGAGGAGGACCAAGGTGGCCAACAACCTAGAGCTGGAACAGATCACCGTCCCCATCGGTGTCCTGCTGGTCATCTTTGAGTCGCGTCCTGATTGCCTCCCACAG GTGTCAGCTCTGGCTATTGCCAGTGGAAACGCTCTGCTACTAAAGGGAGGTAAAGAAGCTTCCAACACCAATAAAATTCTACATCAACTCACTCAAGAAGCACTTTCCATTCACGGAGTGGCAGATGCCATTCAACTG GTGAGCACACGTGAAGAAGTGGAGGATCTGTGCAGACTAGACAAGTTGATCGACCTGATCATTCCAAGGGGCTCGTCCCAGCTCGTCCGCAACATCCAAAGGGCAGCTAAGGGTATTCCTGTACTGGGCCACAGCGAGGGCGTCTGTCATGTCTACATAGACAACGAAGCCAGCATAGACAAAGCTATTGATATTG TCAGAGACTCCAAATGTGACTACCCTGCGGCCTGCAATGCCATGGAGACCCTCCTTATTCACAGGGATTTGCTGCGAACTCCTATATTTGACCAGATCATTGATATGCTGAGAACAGAACAT GTGAAGATCCATGCAGGCCCCCGGTTTGCATCCTATTTAACTTTTAGCCCATCCGAAGTGAAGTCTCTGAGGACAGAGTATGGCGACCTGGAGTGCTGTATCGAGGTGGTAGACAGCATGCAGGAGGCTGTGGACCACATCCACAAATATGGCAGCTCCCACACTGATGTcattattacagaaaatgaaGACACGGCTGAACAGTTCCTGCAGCAGGTGGACAGCGCCTGCGTGTTCTGGAACTCCAGCTCTCGCTTTGCCGATGGCTACCGCTTTGGTCTAG GAGCTGAGGTTGGTATCAGTACGGCACGGATACATGCCAGAGGTCCAGTGGGTTTGGAGGGGCTTCTGACGACCAAATGGGTACTTCGAGGGGAAGGACATACTGTGGCTGACTTCTCTGAGCAAGGCAGTATGAAATACCTTCATGAAAACATCCCGGTCCCCCAGGGGAGCTTTAATTAG
- the LOC141774211 gene encoding delta-1-pyrroline-5-carboxylate synthase-like isoform X2, whose product MFARLALCPNLRSRIRQSNVCPVSIRAFGQAKFPRPHGKSFVHRSELKHAKRIVVKLGSAVVTRDECGLALGRLASIVEQVAVLQNQGREMMIVTSGAVAFGKQRLRHEILLSQSVRQALHSGQNQLKEMSVPVLEARACAAAGQSGLMALYEAMFTQYSTCTAQILVTNLDFHDEQKRRNLNSTLYELLRMNIVPIINTNDAVVAPPVPNSDLQGVISIKDNDSLAARLAVEMKADLLIALSDVEGLYDSPPGTDDAKLIDIFYPGDQQLITYGTKSRVGIGGMEAKVKAALWALQGGTSVVIANGTNPKVTGHVITDIVEGKKVGTFFSDVKPAGPTVEQQTEMARHAGRTLASLDPEQRGEIICSLADMLTEKKDEILSANKRDMELATISGRLSQPLIDRLSLSTAKLNSLAIGLRQLAVSSRDSVGRVLRRTKVANNLELEQITVPIGVLLVIFESRPDCLPQVSALAIASGNALLLKGGKEASNTNKILHQLTQEALSIHGVADAIQLVSTREEVEDLCRLDKLIDLIIPRGSSQLVRNIQRAAKGIPVLGHSEGVCHVYIDNEASIDKAIDIVRDSKCDYPAACNAMETLLIHRDLLRTPIFDQIIDMLRTEHVKIHAGPRFASYLTFSPSEVKSLRTEYGDLECCIEVVDSMQEAVDHIHKYGSSHTDVIITENEDTAEQFLQQVDSACVFWNSSSRFADGYRFGLGAEVGISTARIHARGPVGLEGLLTTKWVLRGEGHTVADFSEQGSMKYLHENIPVPQGSFN is encoded by the exons ATGTTTGCCAGACTGGCCTTGTGCCCAAACCTGCGATCCAGAATCCGGCAGTCAAATGTCTGTCCAGTCTCCATCAGAGCGTTTGGCCAGGCTAAAT TCCCACGTCCCCATGGGAAGTCTTTTGTCCACCGCAGTGAGCTGAAGCATGCCAAACGTATTGTAGTGAAGTTGGGAAGTGCTGTGGTGACACGCGATGAGTGCGGTCTGGCACTGGGTCGTCTGGCCTCGATAGTAGAGCAG GTGGCCGTGCTGCAGAATCAAGGCAGGGAGATGATGATTGTCACCAGTGGTGCTGTGGCGTTTGGGAAGCAGAGACTGAGACATGAGATCTTGCTGTCTCAGAGTGTCAGACAAGCCTTGCATTCTGGACAGAACCAACTCAAAGAAATG TCTGTTCCAGTTTTGGAGGCAAGGGCATGTGCAGCTGCTGGACAGAGCGGTCTGATGGCGTTGTACGAAGCTATGTTCACCCAGTACAGCACCTGCACTGCACAA AttctggtcaccaacctggatTTCCATGATGAGCAGAAGCGTCGCAACCTTAACAGCACACTCTATGAACTGCTGCGGATGAACATAGTTCCTATCATCAACACCAACGATGCTGTCGTTGCGCCCCCTGTTCCCAACAGTGACCTGCAGGGG GTTATAAGCATCAAAGACAATGACAGCCTGGCTGCACGGCTGGctgttgaaatgaaagcagaccTCCTCATTGCCCTGTCTGATGTTGAAG GCTTATACGACAGTCCCCCAGGAACAGATGATGCCAAGCTCATTGATATATTCTATCCTGGAGACCAGCAGTTAATCACGTACGGCACTAAGTCCAGAGTTGGCATCGGCGGCATGGAAGCCAAG GTGAAAGCAGCCCTTTGGGCGCTCCAGGGGGGGACGTCTGTCGTCATCGCCAATGGCACGAATCCTAAAGTTACAGGCCACGTCATCACAGACATTGTGGAAGGGAAGAAAGTTGGCACCTTCTTCTCTGATGTGAAACCTGCAG GTCCAACTGTGGAGCAGCAGACAGAGATGGCCCGGCATGCAGGCAGGACACTGGCCTCACTGGACCCTGAACAG AGAGGGGAGATCATCTGTTCTCTTGCTGATATGCTTACAGAGAAGAAAGATGAGATTCTCAGTGCCAACAAGAGAGACATGGAGTTAGCAACAATATCAG GTCGTCTCTCCCAGCCTCTGATCGACCGTCTGAGTCTGTCTACTGCTAAGCTGAACAGCCTCGCCATCGGCCTCCGTCAGCTTGCTGTGTCCTCCAGGGACAGCGTGGGCCGGGTGCTGAGGAGGACCAAGGTGGCCAACAACCTAGAGCTGGAACAGATCACCGTCCCCATCGGTGTCCTGCTGGTCATCTTTGAGTCGCGTCCTGATTGCCTCCCACAG GTGTCAGCTCTGGCTATTGCCAGTGGAAACGCTCTGCTACTAAAGGGAGGTAAAGAAGCTTCCAACACCAATAAAATTCTACATCAACTCACTCAAGAAGCACTTTCCATTCACGGAGTGGCAGATGCCATTCAACTG GTGAGCACACGTGAAGAAGTGGAGGATCTGTGCAGACTAGACAAGTTGATCGACCTGATCATTCCAAGGGGCTCGTCCCAGCTCGTCCGCAACATCCAAAGGGCAGCTAAGGGTATTCCTGTACTGGGCCACAGCGAGGGCGTCTGTCATGTCTACATAGACAACGAAGCCAGCATAGACAAAGCTATTGATATTG TCAGAGACTCCAAATGTGACTACCCTGCGGCCTGCAATGCCATGGAGACCCTCCTTATTCACAGGGATTTGCTGCGAACTCCTATATTTGACCAGATCATTGATATGCTGAGAACAGAACAT GTGAAGATCCATGCAGGCCCCCGGTTTGCATCCTATTTAACTTTTAGCCCATCCGAAGTGAAGTCTCTGAGGACAGAGTATGGCGACCTGGAGTGCTGTATCGAGGTGGTAGACAGCATGCAGGAGGCTGTGGACCACATCCACAAATATGGCAGCTCCCACACTGATGTcattattacagaaaatgaaGACACGGCTGAACAGTTCCTGCAGCAGGTGGACAGCGCCTGCGTGTTCTGGAACTCCAGCTCTCGCTTTGCCGATGGCTACCGCTTTGGTCTAG GAGCTGAGGTTGGTATCAGTACGGCACGGATACATGCCAGAGGTCCAGTGGGTTTGGAGGGGCTTCTGACGACCAAATGGGTACTTCGAGGGGAAGGACATACTGTGGCTGACTTCTCTGAGCAAGGCAGTATGAAATACCTTCATGAAAACATCCCGGTCCCCCAGGGGAGCTTTAATTAG